The following proteins are co-located in the Oceanimonas sp. GK1 genome:
- a CDS encoding electron transfer flavoprotein-ubiquinone oxidoreductase, producing the protein MVRESMEFDVVIVGAGPAGLAAACGLMQRAQQASLELSVCVVEKGAEVGAHLLSGALLDTQALNELFPDWRTRNAPLTTPVAEEHFYLLSSAQGGIELPAWLTPPSLHNQGCYIVSLGRLCRWLAQQAEQLGVAVFPGFAAAEALFNDQGAVCGVLTGDMGVAADGSPKPGHVPGMELRAKYTLLAEGSRGHIGKSLIDRFALDRGRDPQHYAIGFKELWRLAPERHRPGLVVHGGGWPLGRNGGGFFLYHGDDGLASVGLVVDLNYENPHLDPFRECQRLKHHPVLARHLWDGERLAWGARALTKGGLNSLPQMSLPGALLLGCDAGTLNGARIKGIHTAMKSGLLAAEALVPALAAGRRGDRLTEFDACMNDSWLQHELRQARHFVPALHKLGPWAGGALNWLSQRLLGGRLPFALHDRIPDHATLKPAATSPAMAYPHPDGVLAFDRMSSVHLANTGHDEDQPCHLHLTDGLLPVRDNLPRFNEPAQRYCPAGVYEVVEQAGQPVFRINAANCVHCKTCDIKDPAQNITWVPPEGGSGPNYSGM; encoded by the coding sequence ATGGTGCGGGAGTCGATGGAGTTTGACGTGGTCATAGTGGGGGCCGGCCCGGCGGGGCTGGCGGCGGCCTGTGGCCTGATGCAACGGGCACAACAGGCGAGCCTGGAGCTCAGCGTGTGCGTGGTAGAAAAGGGCGCCGAGGTGGGCGCGCATCTGCTCTCCGGCGCCCTGCTCGATACTCAAGCCCTGAACGAGCTGTTTCCCGACTGGCGCACGCGCAACGCTCCCCTGACCACGCCGGTTGCCGAGGAGCATTTTTACCTGCTGAGCAGTGCGCAAGGGGGCATTGAGCTCCCCGCCTGGCTGACCCCGCCGTCGCTGCACAACCAGGGCTGCTATATCGTCAGCCTGGGCCGGTTGTGCCGCTGGCTGGCGCAGCAGGCAGAGCAGCTCGGGGTGGCGGTATTTCCCGGTTTTGCCGCGGCGGAGGCCCTGTTCAATGATCAGGGCGCCGTGTGTGGCGTGCTTACCGGCGACATGGGCGTGGCCGCCGATGGCTCACCCAAACCCGGCCACGTACCGGGCATGGAACTGCGCGCCAAATACACCCTGCTGGCAGAGGGCAGCCGGGGCCATATTGGCAAAAGTCTGATCGATCGCTTCGCCCTGGACCGGGGCCGGGATCCCCAGCATTACGCCATCGGCTTCAAAGAGCTGTGGCGGCTGGCACCCGAGCGCCATCGTCCCGGCCTGGTGGTACACGGCGGCGGCTGGCCGCTGGGGCGCAATGGCGGCGGCTTTTTTCTCTATCACGGCGACGACGGTCTGGCCTCGGTGGGGCTCGTCGTCGATCTCAACTATGAAAATCCGCACCTGGATCCGTTCCGGGAGTGCCAGCGGCTCAAGCACCATCCGGTGCTGGCCCGCCACCTGTGGGACGGCGAGCGACTGGCCTGGGGCGCCCGGGCGCTGACCAAGGGCGGGCTCAACTCCCTGCCACAAATGAGCCTGCCCGGCGCCCTGCTGCTGGGCTGTGACGCCGGCACCCTGAACGGCGCCCGCATCAAGGGCATACATACCGCCATGAAATCCGGCCTGCTGGCCGCCGAGGCGCTGGTGCCGGCGCTGGCGGCGGGCCGGCGCGGTGACCGATTGACGGAGTTTGATGCATGCATGAACGACAGCTGGCTGCAGCACGAACTGAGGCAGGCCCGGCACTTTGTTCCTGCACTGCACAAACTCGGACCCTGGGCGGGCGGCGCGTTAAACTGGCTGAGCCAGCGCCTGCTGGGAGGCCGGCTGCCGTTTGCGCTGCATGACCGCATCCCGGATCACGCCACCCTCAAGCCGGCGGCGACCAGTCCGGCCATGGCCTATCCTCACCCCGACGGCGTGCTGGCCTTTGATCGCATGTCGTCGGTGCACCTGGCCAACACCGGCCACGACGAGGATCAGCCCTGTCACCTGCACCTGACCGACGGTTTGCTGCCGGTGCGGGACAACCTGCCCCGCTTTAACGAACCGGCCCAGCGCTACTGCCCTGCCGGGGTTTACGAAGTTGTGGAACAAGCGGGGCAGCCGGTGTTTCGCATTAACGCCGCTAACTGTGTGCACTGCAAAACCTGCGACATCAAGGATCCGGCCCAGAACATTACCTGGGTGCCGCCGGAAGGGGGCAGCGGGCCCAATTATTCGGGCATGTAA
- a CDS encoding MauE/DoxX family redox-associated membrane protein, with the protein MAEEQSGKQTAQLYRMVMPGHLCPYGLKSKYLLERQGLEVEDHHLSSREETDAFMKRHGVDTTPQAFIDGERIGGYEKLRVYFGLDNPEKEQTSYQPVIAIFAVALLMALGLSWQMYDSIFTGRAVEWFISISMCFLAVQKLQDIESFSTMFLNYDLLARRWVPYGMLYPFGEALAGVAMTAGILLWLASPVAIVIGLIGAVSVFKAVYIDKRELKCACVGGNSKVPLGAISLTENLMMLGMGLWMLPG; encoded by the coding sequence ATGGCAGAGGAGCAGAGCGGTAAACAAACGGCACAACTCTATCGTATGGTAATGCCCGGGCATCTGTGCCCCTATGGTCTGAAGTCAAAATATTTGCTGGAGCGGCAGGGGCTGGAAGTGGAGGATCATCATCTTTCCTCGCGGGAGGAAACCGATGCCTTTATGAAGCGTCACGGTGTGGATACCACCCCCCAGGCCTTTATTGATGGCGAGCGTATCGGCGGTTACGAGAAATTACGCGTTTATTTTGGGCTCGACAATCCAGAAAAAGAACAGACCTCATATCAGCCGGTGATCGCCATTTTTGCCGTGGCCTTGCTGATGGCGCTGGGGCTTTCCTGGCAGATGTATGACAGCATTTTTACCGGGCGCGCCGTGGAGTGGTTCATTTCTATCTCCATGTGTTTTCTGGCTGTGCAGAAACTGCAGGATATTGAAAGCTTTTCAACCATGTTTCTGAACTATGATCTGCTGGCCCGGCGCTGGGTGCCCTACGGCATGCTCTATCCCTTTGGCGAGGCCCTGGCGGGTGTTGCCATGACGGCGGGGATACTGCTCTGGCTGGCTTCACCGGTGGCGATTGTGATTGGCCTGATTGGCGCGGTTTCCGTGTTCAAGGCGGTGTATATAGACAAACGTGAGCTGAAGTGCGCCTGCGTCGGGGGTAACAGCAAGGTGCCTCTCGGAGCCATCTCCTTGACCGAAAACCTGATGATGTTGGGCATGGGGCTCTGGATGCTGCCTGGTTAG
- a CDS encoding SDR family NAD(P)-dependent oxidoreductase: MDIKDKVVVITGAGRGLGRAMAHHLGRQGAVLALLDTQEQDLAKTGEMVAATGARVAVHLCDVADETQVSDCFGHIVRELGGLNVLVNNAGLMRDALLVKRENGKVSQKMSLTDWQQVIDVNLTGSFLCGREAAAIMAERGQGGLIVNISSVARVGNPGQSNYAASKAGVAALVVGWAGELARFGIRVAGIAPGVIATEMTAQMKPDAMERITKRIPLGRLAEVDELLHSLQYVIENDYFNGRILEMDGGLRL; encoded by the coding sequence ATGGACATCAAGGACAAGGTGGTGGTGATCACCGGGGCCGGTCGCGGCCTGGGGCGGGCCATGGCCCATCATTTGGGACGGCAGGGGGCCGTTTTGGCCCTGCTCGACACTCAGGAGCAGGATCTGGCCAAAACCGGTGAAATGGTGGCGGCCACCGGTGCCCGGGTGGCGGTGCACCTGTGTGACGTGGCCGATGAAACCCAGGTGAGCGATTGTTTTGGGCATATCGTACGGGAGCTGGGGGGCTTGAATGTGCTGGTCAACAATGCCGGCCTGATGCGCGATGCCCTGCTGGTGAAGCGGGAAAATGGCAAGGTCAGCCAAAAAATGAGCCTGACAGACTGGCAGCAAGTGATCGACGTCAACCTGACCGGCAGCTTTCTCTGTGGTCGGGAAGCGGCGGCCATCATGGCCGAGCGCGGCCAGGGCGGACTGATTGTCAATATTTCCTCGGTGGCCCGGGTCGGCAACCCGGGCCAGAGCAACTATGCCGCCAGCAAGGCCGGGGTGGCGGCGCTGGTGGTGGGCTGGGCCGGTGAACTTGCCCGTTTTGGGATTCGGGTGGCGGGCATCGCCCCCGGGGTGATTGCCACAGAGATGACGGCGCAGATGAAGCCCGACGCCATGGAGCGCATCACCAAGCGTATTCCCCTTGGCCGGCTGGCAGAAGTGGATGAGCTATTGCACAGCCTGCAATACGTGATTGAAAACGACTATTTCAACGGCCGCATACTGGAAATGGACGGCGGCTTGCGGCTGTAG
- the mmsB gene encoding 3-hydroxyisobutyrate dehydrogenase, whose translation MATLAFIGLGNMGLPMTANLVKAGHQVQAFDLQPEALKQAEALGAMPATGAAAAARHAAVVISMLQNGRQVASLYGGDDGLFGHLAPGTLVIDCSTIEADTAQTLAKMAAGHGLDFVDAPVSGGVAGAEAATLTFIVGGSDDQFARAAPVLTHMGKKVLHAGPHGAGQVAKACNNLLLAAQMAASCEALNLGLDHGLDPAVLSEIIRQSSGNNWVMEHYNPVPGVMDRVPASRDYQGGFQVNLMCKDLNLAMSLSQASGSPVPMGSAARALFSLHRVAGHGGLDFSSLFQLYREPRGDD comes from the coding sequence ATGGCAACCCTCGCATTTATCGGCCTCGGCAACATGGGGCTGCCCATGACCGCCAACCTGGTGAAAGCCGGGCACCAAGTGCAGGCGTTTGACCTGCAGCCCGAGGCGCTGAAGCAGGCCGAGGCGCTGGGCGCCATGCCTGCCACCGGCGCGGCCGCCGCGGCCAGACACGCCGCCGTGGTGATCTCCATGCTGCAAAACGGCCGCCAGGTGGCGAGCCTCTATGGAGGAGACGACGGCCTGTTTGGCCACCTGGCGCCGGGCACCCTGGTCATCGACTGCTCCACCATCGAGGCCGATACCGCGCAAACCCTGGCCAAGATGGCTGCCGGCCATGGCCTGGACTTTGTGGACGCCCCGGTGTCCGGCGGTGTGGCCGGCGCCGAAGCCGCTACCCTGACCTTTATTGTGGGCGGCAGCGACGACCAGTTTGCCCGCGCCGCGCCGGTGCTGACACACATGGGCAAAAAGGTCTTGCACGCCGGGCCTCACGGTGCTGGCCAGGTGGCCAAGGCCTGCAACAACCTGTTGCTGGCGGCGCAGATGGCGGCCAGCTGCGAGGCCCTTAACCTGGGGCTGGATCATGGCCTGGATCCGGCGGTGCTGTCGGAGATCATTCGCCAGAGTTCGGGTAATAACTGGGTGATGGAGCATTACAACCCGGTGCCGGGAGTGATGGACCGAGTACCCGCGAGTCGTGATTACCAGGGGGGCTTTCAGGTCAACCTGATGTGTAAGGATCTCAATCTGGCCATGAGTCTGAGTCAGGCCAGTGGCTCGCCGGTGCCCATGGGCTCTGCCGCCCGGGCTCTGTTCAGCCTGCACCGGGTGGCAGGCCATGGTGGTCTCGACTTTTCCAGCCTGTTTCAACTGTATCGCGAACCCCGGGGAGACGACTGA
- a CDS encoding enoyl-CoA hydratase/isomerase family protein, which translates to MSIRMNRLPTADGRHLGHLVLDREAQLNALNLEMIEAMLLSLREWQHDNDVVAVVLEGAGDKAFCAGGDVVGLHRAMVTARAGCADRELGPVPAPAARFFEREYRLDYLLHTYGKPVICVGAGIVMGGGMGLFAGAGQRIVTERSRLAMPEVTIALYPDVGGSWFLNRLPPGLGEFIALTGCSLNAADSLWLGLANRFVAEEHVAELLPRLQEESDWPVAVGRVLRELEAESAARLAGLDSPLRRHQDLIGKLMDKDSLAEQVGAILEVDMHDAWFSQAQATLAAGSPLAMAVIHRQLAASRYLSLAQVFQAELALSVQLCRCREFAEGVRARLIDKDNAAHWTFAGLNEVDPALLNTLFSSPWGLSPLADLK; encoded by the coding sequence TGCTGGACCGTGAAGCTCAGTTGAATGCGCTGAATCTGGAGATGATTGAAGCCATGCTGTTATCCCTGCGGGAATGGCAGCATGACAATGACGTGGTCGCGGTGGTGCTGGAGGGCGCCGGTGACAAGGCCTTTTGCGCCGGCGGCGACGTGGTCGGCTTGCACAGGGCCATGGTCACTGCCAGAGCCGGTTGCGCGGACCGGGAACTCGGTCCGGTGCCGGCACCGGCAGCGCGTTTTTTTGAGCGGGAATACCGGCTCGACTACCTGCTGCACACCTATGGCAAGCCGGTGATCTGTGTGGGGGCCGGCATCGTCATGGGGGGCGGCATGGGACTCTTTGCGGGGGCCGGGCAGCGCATCGTGACCGAGCGCAGCCGGCTGGCCATGCCCGAGGTGACCATCGCCCTCTATCCGGACGTGGGCGGCAGCTGGTTTCTTAACCGACTGCCGCCGGGGCTGGGGGAATTTATCGCCCTCACCGGTTGCTCCCTCAATGCGGCCGACAGCCTCTGGCTGGGGCTGGCCAACCGTTTTGTGGCCGAAGAGCATGTGGCTGAACTGCTGCCCCGGCTGCAGGAGGAAAGTGACTGGCCCGTGGCCGTTGGGCGTGTGCTGCGGGAGCTGGAAGCCGAGTCGGCGGCGCGATTGGCCGGGCTCGACTCGCCGCTACGCCGGCACCAGGATCTGATTGGTAAACTGATGGACAAGGACAGCCTGGCCGAGCAGGTCGGCGCCATACTGGAAGTAGACATGCACGATGCCTGGTTCAGTCAGGCCCAGGCAACCCTGGCGGCGGGCAGCCCCCTGGCCATGGCGGTGATCCACCGGCAGCTGGCGGCCAGCCGCTATTTGTCGTTGGCGCAGGTGTTCCAGGCCGAGTTGGCGTTGTCGGTACAGCTTTGTCGCTGCCGGGAGTTTGCCGAAGGGGTGCGCGCAAGATTGATCGACAAGGACAACGCCGCCCACTGGACCTTTGCCGGCCTGAACGAGGTAGATCCGGCATTGCTGAACACGTTGTTCTCGTCCCCCTGGGGCCTGAGCCCGCTGGCGGATCTTAAATAG